The genomic segment GATGTGGCTGACCACGCAGCAGTGGAACGTGAAATTCAGCAATTGAACCACAGCTTTGGCAACTTTGACATTCTTATCAACAATGCTGGGATATCTTCTTTTGCTTCGGTCGCTGACATGGATGTTGCGGACTGGACGGACATCATACAGGTCAATCTGCTGGGCACATATTTTGTTACAAAGGCCATGCTGCCACAATTTCTCGCACAGAATTATGGCGATATTGTAATGGTATCCTCAACTGCCGGATTGAATGGCGCGGCGACCACTTCAGCCTATAGTGCATCAAAATTCGGTGTTATCGGATTTGCCGATTCACTGATGCGTGAGGTGCGCAAAAACAATATTCGTGTATGTACCTTGATGCCGAGCACTATTGCTTCAGATATGTCCAAACAGCTGGGCCTGACAGATGGAGATCCGGACAAAGTCCTTCAACCTGAAGATTT from the Sphingobacterium thalpophilum genome contains:
- a CDS encoding 3-ketoacyl-ACP reductase, with translation MENLTGKRALVTGGARGLGRAIAAALVKEGVQVAITGRNEMALKQAVAELSVSGTAVTYAVFDVADHAAVEREIQQLNHSFGNFDILINNAGISSFASVADMDVADWTDIIQVNLLGTYFVTKAMLPQFLAQNYGDIVMVSSTAGLNGAATTSAYSASKFGVIGFADSLMREVRKNNIRVCTLMPSTIASDMSKQLGLTDGDPDKVLQPEDFAELVVANLKLPRRAMLKSASLWSTNP